A single genomic interval of Candidatus Dadabacteria bacterium harbors:
- the gdhA gene encoding NADP-specific glutamate dehydrogenase codes for MPIRNRIKIGDFMRGVERRNPGETEFHQAAREVAESLVPFIKKNPDYTRNQILERLTEPDRIVSFRVCWEDDDGNVRTNRGYRVQFNNAIGPYKGGLRFHPSVTLSIMKFLGFEQIFKNSLTGLPMGGGKGGSDFNPRGKSEREVMRFCQAFMTELARHVGEDVDVPAGDIGVGAREIGYMFGQHRRVQGRFTGVLTGKGISFGGSLIRPEATGYGSVYFIREVLGAAADDMAGKICVVSGSGNVAQYTVEKLTQLGGRAVTMSDSDGFVHDPDGITPEKLAWIMDLKNNRRGRMSEYAKHFKCKFYKGKKPWGVRCDVAFPSATQNELNGADAKMLVKNGVKAVGEGANMPCDLDAVHVFGDAGVALAPAKACNAGGVGVSGLEMTQNSMKLRWTREEVEEKLRDIMVDIHEQCVEFGKKGRKIDYVAGANIAGFKRVADAMVAQGVV; via the coding sequence ATGCCAATCAGAAACCGGATAAAGATAGGCGACTTCATGCGCGGGGTGGAGCGCAGAAACCCCGGAGAGACGGAATTTCATCAGGCGGCAAGAGAAGTCGCGGAGTCTCTCGTTCCGTTCATCAAAAAGAACCCCGACTATACAAGAAACCAAATCCTTGAGCGGCTCACCGAGCCCGACAGGATAGTGTCTTTCCGCGTCTGCTGGGAGGATGACGACGGCAATGTCCGCACCAACAGGGGCTACAGGGTTCAGTTCAACAACGCCATAGGCCCCTACAAGGGCGGCCTGAGATTTCACCCGTCGGTAACGCTCAGCATAATGAAGTTTCTGGGCTTTGAGCAGATATTCAAAAACAGCCTGACCGGCCTTCCCATGGGCGGCGGCAAGGGCGGAAGCGATTTCAACCCGCGCGGAAAATCCGAGCGCGAGGTTATGCGTTTCTGTCAGGCGTTTATGACCGAACTTGCCCGCCATGTGGGCGAGGATGTTGACGTTCCCGCGGGCGACATCGGGGTCGGCGCGCGTGAAATCGGCTATATGTTCGGCCAGCACAGGCGTGTTCAGGGCAGGTTCACGGGCGTTCTGACCGGAAAGGGAATATCTTTCGGCGGCAGCCTCATACGCCCCGAAGCCACCGGATACGGCAGCGTTTACTTCATCCGGGAAGTTCTCGGCGCGGCGGCGGACGATATGGCGGGCAAGATATGCGTGGTCTCCGGGTCGGGAAATGTGGCTCAATACACGGTTGAAAAACTGACCCAACTGGGCGGCAGGGCGGTAACCATGTCGGACTCAGACGGGTTCGTCCACGACCCGGACGGGATAACCCCTGAAAAACTGGCTTGGATAATGGATTTGAAAAACAACCGGCGCGGGCGCATGAGTGAATACGCGAAGCATTTCAAATGCAAGTTTTACAAGGGCAAAAAGCCGTGGGGCGTCCGGTGTGATGTGGCGTTTCCCTCCGCGACCCAGAATGAACTTAACGGCGCGGACGCGAAAATGCTTGTGAAAAACGGCGTGAAGGCGGTGGGGGAGGGTGCCAATATGCCGTGCGACCTTGATGCGGTTCATGTGTTCGGGGATGCCGGGGTTGCGCTTGCCCCCGCCAAGGCGTGCAACGCCGGAGGCGTGGGGGTTTCGGGGCTTGAGATGACCCAGAACAGTATGAAGCTCAGATGGACCCGCGAGGAGGTTGAGGAGAAGTTGCGGGATATTATGGTGGACATTCACGAGCAGTGTGTTGAGTTCGGAAAGAAGGGCAGAAAGATTGACTATGTGGCGGGCGCGAATATAGCGGGTTTCAAAAGGGTGGCGGATGCGATGGTGGCGCAGGGGGTAGTGTGA
- the cofH gene encoding 5-amino-6-(D-ribitylamino)uracil--L-tyrosine 4-hydroxyphenyl transferase CofH, which translates to MAENLKVKELAGMVNERRPDGVSACLGRANPELAAIVAKALEGKEITVPEADILFAAGSPEDIAALAIAADHVRKEDVGDVVTYVVNRNINFTNICDVYCGFCNFMAPEGDEKAYFLSMEEIADKTKEAWEIGATEVCMQGGMHPRINGDYYVDLIKNVKKAVPGMHTHAFSPYEVWYGANTLGIEETDFINMLKDAGHDTFPGTAAEVLVEDVRKKIAPRKIPTEVWIRVVEKIHNAGMRTTSTIMYGHLDEPKHWSIHLNVLRDIQKRTGGFTEFVPLRFIPWETRIYKNSKGKVHEGPTDIHQLKMYAVSRLFLRGWIDNIQVSWVKQGPEFAQFSLTAGANDFGGTLMEEQISRHAGASYGQYFPPEEFRRLTREIGRIPAERNTVYGILKRFDGETETVQGNGAQDAG; encoded by the coding sequence ATGGCGGAAAACCTGAAAGTGAAGGAACTGGCGGGGATGGTCAACGAGAGGAGGCCGGACGGGGTGTCCGCATGCCTCGGACGCGCAAATCCCGAACTTGCGGCAATCGTTGCAAAGGCCCTTGAGGGCAAAGAGATAACCGTGCCGGAGGCCGACATACTGTTTGCCGCCGGGTCTCCCGAAGACATTGCCGCGCTGGCAATCGCCGCCGACCATGTGAGAAAAGAGGATGTGGGCGATGTCGTAACCTATGTTGTCAACAGGAACATAAACTTCACCAATATCTGTGATGTTTATTGCGGTTTCTGCAATTTTATGGCTCCCGAAGGCGATGAAAAAGCCTACTTTCTCTCCATGGAGGAGATAGCGGACAAGACAAAAGAGGCGTGGGAAATCGGGGCGACCGAGGTGTGCATGCAGGGCGGCATGCATCCCCGCATAAACGGCGACTACTATGTTGACCTTATAAAAAATGTGAAGAAAGCCGTCCCCGGAATGCACACTCACGCCTTCTCTCCCTATGAGGTGTGGTATGGGGCGAATACTCTCGGCATTGAGGAGACTGATTTTATCAACATGCTCAAAGACGCCGGGCATGACACTTTTCCCGGCACGGCGGCGGAGGTGCTTGTTGAGGATGTGAGAAAGAAGATTGCGCCGCGCAAGATTCCCACCGAGGTCTGGATAAGGGTGGTGGAGAAGATTCACAACGCCGGAATGAGGACCACCTCAACCATCATGTACGGGCATCTTGACGAGCCGAAGCACTGGTCAATCCACCTGAATGTTCTGCGCGACATACAGAAGCGCACGGGCGGTTTTACGGAGTTTGTGCCGCTCCGTTTCATTCCGTGGGAGACGCGCATTTACAAAAATTCCAAGGGCAAGGTTCACGAGGGCCCCACGGACATTCACCAACTCAAGATGTATGCGGTTTCGCGGCTTTTTCTGCGCGGGTGGATAGACAACATTCAGGTGTCGTGGGTAAAGCAGGGGCCGGAGTTTGCCCAGTTTTCGCTGACCGCCGGGGCGAATGATTTCGGCGGAACGCTTATGGAGGAGCAGATCTCCCGCCATGCGGGGGCGAGTTACGGGCAGTATTTCCCGCCCGAAGAGTTTCGCCGCCTGACAAGGGAGATAGGCAGGATTCCCGCCGAGCGCAACACGGTTTACGGGATTCTGAAACGGTTTGACGGGGAAACGGAGACGGTTCAGGGCAATGGGGCGCAAGATGCCGGTTAG
- a CDS encoding AAA family ATPase, whose amino-acid sequence MSGRMFDSIDGHTAAKQTLSRALRDGKTAHAYLFSGPDGVGKKLTAIEFAKKLNCERGGADDLCDCPACDRIGRGVHPDVSVFEYPGSSVITVDNTRGEIERRVFLKPFESKHKIFIVDGAERMNSSAQNAFLKTLEEPPAYSVIILITHLPSLILPTIRSRCQTVSFGGLDGRVAREKLLEKGELSEREAALAVAVAGGSPGKALGITPGEAGAMLETIGALARLGPEDPAGVFSLVEKVVGKEKTTAGQRAEAEKFADWASLWIRDLLRAGAGTGEAAYGELEGASKDFADGRSAASIASKAFALEEAVAGVRRGNLNCRLALETFVFKVVEV is encoded by the coding sequence TTGAGCGGGCGGATGTTTGACTCCATAGACGGACACACGGCGGCAAAGCAGACTCTCAGCCGCGCATTGCGGGACGGCAAAACCGCCCACGCCTATCTGTTCAGCGGGCCGGACGGGGTGGGAAAGAAACTCACCGCGATTGAGTTTGCCAAAAAACTGAACTGTGAACGGGGCGGAGCGGATGACCTGTGCGACTGCCCCGCATGCGACAGAATCGGCAGAGGGGTACACCCGGATGTTTCGGTGTTTGAATACCCCGGCAGCAGTGTCATAACGGTTGACAACACGCGCGGGGAAATAGAGCGGAGGGTTTTTCTCAAGCCGTTTGAATCAAAACACAAAATCTTCATCGTTGACGGCGCGGAAAGGATGAACTCAAGCGCCCAGAACGCATTTCTGAAAACGCTTGAAGAGCCGCCCGCCTACTCGGTTATCATCCTGATAACCCACCTGCCCTCTCTCATACTGCCCACCATACGCTCCCGATGCCAGACGGTGTCTTTTGGCGGCTTGGACGGAAGGGTGGCGCGGGAGAAACTGCTTGAGAAGGGGGAACTTTCGGAGCGGGAGGCCGCGCTTGCGGTCGCCGTGGCGGGCGGAAGCCCCGGAAAAGCCCTTGGGATAACGCCCGGCGAGGCGGGCGCAATGCTTGAAACCATCGGCGCGCTCGCCCGCCTCGGCCCCGAAGACCCCGCCGGGGTCTTTTCCCTTGTGGAGAAAGTTGTCGGCAAAGAAAAAACAACCGCGGGGCAAAGGGCCGAGGCGGAAAAATTTGCGGACTGGGCCTCCCTGTGGATACGGGATCTGCTTCGGGCGGGCGCCGGAACGGGAGAGGCAGCGTATGGCGAACTGGAGGGCGCTTCAAAGGATTTTGCGGACGGGAGAAGCGCCGCATCCATAGCGTCCAAGGCATTCGCTCTGGAAGAGGCCGTTGCCGGTGTCAGGCGGGGAAACCTCAACTGCCGTCTGGCGCTTGAAACATTTGTTT
- the cofG gene encoding 7,8-didemethyl-8-hydroxy-5-deazariboflavin synthase CofG, which yields MAFECSETELFDRSRLEEMARVAGIAPPTAPPSPEVARICEGAVSGGGVSPDDALFLAEVSGDGVPALLSAASFLAVRSHGKRLTYSKNVFVPLTRLCRNHCGYCTFKIEPGEAELLVPPGEVDEIARKGAELGCTELLFVLGDKPEAVYGQYRDMLSGLGCSTTAEYLAEVCESAIERGIFPHSNLGLATEDELRRLRRSNPSMGLMLENISPRLLKKGEAHHRCADKVPKLRMETMETAGRLRIPWTSGILVGIGETVRERVDSLFALRDMAERHGHIQEIIVQNFSPKDGIAMEQFPPPSFLEMLKTVAVARLVMGGEMNLQIPPNLNGETYSKFIPAGINDLGGVSPLTIDYVNPEAPWPALEEMKKQVGALGFDLRERLPVYPEYITDEFIDPAVLEMVRARADAGGLVPEANS from the coding sequence GTGGCGTTTGAGTGCTCAGAAACAGAACTGTTTGACCGTTCACGTCTTGAGGAGATGGCGCGTGTCGCGGGGATAGCGCCCCCGACCGCGCCGCCAAGCCCTGAGGTTGCGCGCATATGCGAAGGCGCGGTCTCCGGGGGCGGCGTTTCTCCCGATGACGCCCTTTTTCTTGCGGAGGTCTCCGGAGACGGAGTTCCGGCGCTCTTGAGCGCCGCCTCTTTTCTTGCCGTCCGCTCTCACGGAAAGCGGCTCACCTATTCCAAAAATGTGTTTGTGCCGCTGACGCGCCTGTGCAGAAACCACTGCGGATACTGCACTTTCAAGATTGAGCCCGGAGAGGCGGAGTTGCTTGTTCCGCCCGGAGAGGTGGACGAGATAGCCCGCAAAGGGGCGGAACTCGGATGCACCGAGCTGCTTTTTGTTCTCGGCGACAAGCCGGAGGCGGTTTACGGGCAATACAGGGATATGCTCTCCGGACTGGGCTGTTCAACAACCGCGGAGTATCTTGCGGAGGTGTGCGAATCGGCGATTGAGCGCGGCATATTTCCCCACTCAAATCTCGGCCTTGCGACCGAAGACGAGTTGCGCCGCCTCCGGCGCAGCAATCCGAGCATGGGGCTTATGCTTGAAAACATCAGCCCGCGCCTGCTGAAGAAGGGCGAGGCGCACCACCGTTGCGCGGACAAAGTTCCCAAACTGAGAATGGAGACTATGGAAACCGCGGGCAGGCTGAGAATTCCGTGGACGAGCGGCATACTTGTCGGCATCGGGGAGACCGTGCGGGAGAGGGTGGACTCTCTTTTCGCCCTCAGAGACATGGCGGAGCGGCACGGCCATATTCAGGAGATAATAGTTCAGAATTTCAGCCCCAAAGACGGCATAGCGATGGAGCAGTTTCCGCCGCCGTCTTTTCTTGAGATGCTGAAAACGGTCGCCGTGGCGCGCCTTGTTATGGGTGGCGAAATGAATCTTCAAATTCCGCCCAACCTCAACGGGGAGACCTATTCAAAATTCATACCCGCCGGAATAAACGACCTGGGCGGGGTGTCTCCGCTCACCATTGACTATGTAAACCCCGAAGCGCCGTGGCCCGCCCTTGAGGAGATGAAAAAACAGGTAGGCGCGCTGGGGTTTGATCTCAGGGAGCGTCTTCCGGTTTATCCCGAATACATCACGGACGAGTTTATAGACCCGGCGGTTCTTGAGATGGTCAGGGCGCGAGCCGATGCCGGGGGTCTTGTGCCGGAGGCGAATTCCTGA
- a CDS encoding mobile mystery protein B, which translates to MIDGDAPEGATPLDPDECEGLKHKHITTRGELNELEQANVQSGLRWVSRSRRRDILSDDFLRGLHKRLFGDVWNWAGTYRRTEKNIGVDPLRIGVEMRKLIDDARYWVQRGTFPPLEAAARFHHRLTQIHPFPNGNGRHARIATDLYLERHFGHDPIAWMPGFDFQADNERRKSYIAALRAADGGDYGLLLRFVGGKE; encoded by the coding sequence ATGATTGACGGCGATGCCCCGGAGGGCGCAACGCCTCTTGACCCCGATGAATGTGAGGGGCTTAAGCACAAACACATTACGACGCGCGGCGAACTGAATGAGTTGGAGCAAGCCAATGTTCAGAGCGGTCTGCGGTGGGTTTCAAGGAGTCGCCGGAGGGATATTTTGAGTGATGACTTTTTGCGCGGTCTGCATAAACGCCTGTTTGGAGATGTCTGGAACTGGGCGGGAACTTATCGCCGGACGGAAAAGAACATCGGCGTTGACCCTCTGCGTATTGGCGTTGAAATGCGAAAGTTGATTGATGATGCGCGGTATTGGGTTCAGCGCGGAACTTTCCCGCCGCTTGAAGCCGCCGCGCGGTTTCATCACCGCTTAACGCAGATACATCCGTTCCCCAATGGCAACGGGCGTCATGCGCGGATTGCGACAGACCTCTATCTGGAGCGTCATTTCGGGCATGACCCGATTGCGTGGATGCCCGGTTTTGATTTTCAGGCGGACAATGAACGCCGCAAGTCTTACATTGCGGCGCTTCGTGCGGCTGACGGCGGAGATTACGGGTTGCTTTTACGATTTGTAGGCGGAAAGGAGTGA
- the tmk gene encoding dTMP kinase, which translates to MLVTFEGIDGCGKSTQAALFRDHLSAKGAETALTHEPGDGGDIGRAIRKTILLERMKNIDPLAELFLFCADRVHHVETVIRPALEQGKTVISDRFFDSTVAYQGYGRGIDIDFAAAAARRSALGVEPAITFFLDAPVEVCLRRLENRRGEGADRMDREAGEFYDRIREGFIAEAEKQPRRIKVIDARGEERETHGKVVAAFERADV; encoded by the coding sequence ATGCTTGTAACTTTTGAGGGAATAGACGGTTGCGGAAAATCCACTCAGGCGGCGCTCTTCCGCGACCACCTTTCGGCAAAGGGCGCGGAGACGGCGCTCACCCACGAGCCCGGAGACGGCGGGGACATAGGCCGCGCCATAAGAAAAACCATCCTGCTTGAACGGATGAAAAACATAGACCCGCTGGCCGAACTTTTTCTGTTCTGCGCCGACAGGGTTCACCATGTTGAAACGGTCATCCGCCCCGCGCTGGAGCAGGGCAAAACCGTTATCTCGGACAGATTTTTTGACTCCACCGTGGCCTATCAGGGCTACGGGCGCGGGATAGACATAGATTTTGCCGCCGCCGCCGCGCGGCGTTCCGCCCTCGGCGTTGAGCCCGCGATAACCTTCTTCCTTGACGCTCCCGTTGAAGTCTGCCTGCGGCGGCTTGAAAACCGGCGCGGGGAAGGGGCGGACAGAATGGACAGGGAAGCCGGAGAATTTTACGACCGCATCAGGGAGGGCTTCATCGCGGAGGCGGAAAAACAGCCGCGCAGAATTAAAGTCATAGACGCGCGCGGAGAGGAACGGGAGACGCACGGCAAAGTGGTGGCGGCGTTTGAGCGGGCGGATGTTTGA
- a CDS encoding mobile mystery protein A — MSVKETIKRQYQGIVDGAALRFSGVRTPPEGWVATVRKSLGMSGAQLARRLGVTRAAVSQTERNEAEGGVTIRHMQTVAGALNCRFVYAIVPEEGGIKDVILAQAGRRAAGIVRNAGGQMALEEQSLSDEKNKEEIARLRDDLAHYMPSDLWEEK, encoded by the coding sequence ATGAGTGTTAAGGAGACCATCAAGAGGCAGTATCAGGGGATTGTGGACGGCGCGGCTTTGCGGTTTTCCGGTGTCCGGACGCCGCCGGAGGGTTGGGTTGCCACTGTGCGGAAATCTCTGGGCATGTCCGGAGCACAGCTTGCCCGTCGTTTGGGTGTAACCCGTGCCGCCGTTTCCCAGACGGAAAGGAACGAGGCGGAGGGCGGCGTTACCATCAGGCACATGCAAACCGTTGCCGGGGCGTTGAATTGCCGTTTTGTTTACGCCATTGTTCCCGAAGAAGGCGGCATCAAAGATGTAATTCTTGCTCAGGCCGGGCGCAGGGCGGCCGGGATAGTTCGTAACGCCGGGGGGCAGATGGCGCTGGAAGAGCAGTCTCTTTCCGATGAGAAGAACAAAGAGGAGATCGCGCGTTTGCGCGATGATTTGGCGCATTACATGCCTTCCGATTTATGGGAGGAGAAATGA